The proteins below come from a single uncultured Dethiosulfovibrio sp. genomic window:
- a CDS encoding Glu/Leu/Phe/Val dehydrogenase, protein MAVVKRTSDNVLLDTALKNFYAAAEEMGLDDGLVEILSRSERKTCVSIPVEMDDGSIKVFDGYRVAHSTAIGPAKGGVRFHQEVCVDECEALAFMMTWKCSLAGIPYGGGKGGVCCNPLEMSLKEKERVSRTFAARIEPVVGAWTDIPAPDVNTGGPEMVWFMDTISRMRGRLEPAIFTGKPISLWGSKGRTAATGLGVATCAIELLKALDVPVEGTTVAIQGFGNVGTYAGLTMIDAGAKVVAISDITGTYYCKDGLDIKKAVEHVTNHPKKLLEGFEQAGLEKKDLADLVLVECDVLLPCALEGAINGKNADGVKAKYIVEGANGPVTPEGDAVLDAKGVFVVPDFLANSGGVVGSYFEWCQDLGGFFWTEEEYNQRLLRIMTDNFKTVWDYSQKNNVKMRRAAFMAAIQRVADAVKMRGVFL, encoded by the coding sequence ATGGCAGTGGTGAAGCGTACTTCCGATAACGTGTTGCTCGATACGGCTCTTAAGAACTTTTATGCAGCGGCAGAGGAGATGGGCCTTGACGATGGCCTTGTGGAGATCCTAAGTCGTTCGGAGAGAAAGACCTGTGTGTCTATCCCCGTGGAGATGGACGACGGCTCTATCAAGGTTTTTGACGGATACAGAGTTGCCCACTCTACCGCTATAGGGCCCGCCAAAGGTGGAGTTAGGTTCCACCAGGAGGTCTGTGTTGACGAGTGTGAGGCCCTCGCCTTTATGATGACCTGGAAGTGTTCTCTCGCCGGGATCCCTTACGGTGGAGGAAAGGGAGGGGTATGCTGCAACCCTCTTGAGATGTCCCTTAAGGAAAAGGAGAGAGTTTCCCGTACCTTTGCCGCTCGCATTGAGCCCGTCGTAGGCGCCTGGACCGATATTCCTGCTCCTGACGTGAACACCGGTGGCCCTGAGATGGTATGGTTTATGGACACCATCAGCAGAATGCGGGGCAGACTTGAGCCCGCAATATTCACCGGTAAGCCTATCTCCCTGTGGGGATCCAAGGGCCGTACCGCCGCGACCGGCCTTGGCGTGGCAACCTGCGCTATCGAGCTTCTTAAGGCTCTTGACGTTCCTGTGGAGGGAACAACCGTGGCGATCCAGGGATTCGGCAACGTCGGAACCTACGCTGGACTTACCATGATCGACGCCGGCGCTAAAGTCGTCGCTATCAGCGACATCACCGGAACCTACTACTGCAAGGACGGTCTGGATATAAAGAAGGCCGTTGAGCACGTAACCAACCATCCTAAGAAGCTCCTTGAGGGCTTTGAGCAGGCTGGTCTTGAGAAAAAAGACCTGGCGGATCTGGTCCTGGTTGAGTGCGATGTCCTCCTTCCCTGTGCCCTTGAGGGAGCCATCAACGGCAAGAACGCCGACGGCGTAAAGGCCAAGTACATCGTCGAGGGAGCTAACGGCCCTGTCACCCCTGAGGGAGACGCCGTTCTCGACGCTAAGGGAGTATTCGTCGTGCCCGACTTCCTCGCCAACTCCGGCGGAGTCGTAGGATCCTACTTCGAGTGGTGCCAGGATCTTGGCGGTTTCTTCTGGACCGAGGAGGAGTATAACCAGAGGCTTCTCCGTATCATGACCGATAACTTCAAGACGGTCTGGGACTACTCCCAGAAAAACAACGTCAAAATGCGTCGGGCCGCCTTCATGGCAGCTATCCAGAGGGTTGCCGATGCGGTGAAGATGAGAGGCGTATTCCTCTAG
- a CDS encoding transcriptional repressor has protein sequence MVIQRRSKQRDAVLAVVSQEGFHPTAEDVLFKVREEMPKVSLGTIYRNLDQLCESGAIWKLPVSDGPCRYEGNPERHLHSMCPICGAVKDVWPSGDPIDRSSLPEEYGEADYRLLLISPCDKCKDGGEP, from the coding sequence ATGGTTATACAGAGAAGGTCTAAGCAGAGGGATGCCGTCCTCGCCGTGGTCTCTCAGGAGGGATTCCATCCAACCGCTGAAGACGTCCTCTTTAAGGTTCGGGAGGAGATGCCTAAGGTCAGTTTAGGCACGATCTACAGGAATTTGGATCAGCTCTGTGAGTCCGGCGCTATATGGAAGCTTCCGGTCTCCGATGGTCCCTGCCGATACGAGGGAAATCCCGAGAGGCACCTTCACTCTATGTGCCCTATCTGCGGAGCTGTTAAGGATGTTTGGCCCTCTGGAGATCCCATCGATCGTTCCTCTCTGCCTGAGGAGTATGGAGAGGCTGACTACAGGTTGCTTTTGATATCGCCTTGCGATAAGTGTAAAGACGGTGGAGAGCCCTAG
- a CDS encoding redoxin domain-containing protein, with translation MYRINDKVQDFSTMAFHQGDLKNIDFSESDGKWRVMFFYPADFTFVCPTELGEMADYYDRFVEEGAEVFSVSTDTEFVHMAWHEASPTIAKIKFPMLADPSGKISRDFGVYLEDSGIALRGTFIIDPDGVLKAMEIHDLDIGRSSKELLRKLQAAKFSATHGQVCPASWEPGDEGMVPGKDLVGKI, from the coding sequence ATGTACCGTATCAACGATAAGGTCCAGGATTTTTCGACAATGGCTTTCCATCAGGGAGACCTGAAAAACATAGATTTTTCCGAGTCCGATGGCAAATGGCGGGTGATGTTCTTCTATCCCGCCGACTTCACCTTCGTCTGTCCCACCGAGCTCGGCGAGATGGCGGACTACTACGATAGGTTTGTGGAGGAGGGGGCGGAGGTCTTCAGCGTGAGCACCGATACAGAGTTCGTCCATATGGCCTGGCACGAGGCGTCTCCCACTATAGCCAAGATAAAGTTCCCCATGCTGGCGGACCCCAGCGGAAAGATAAGCAGGGACTTCGGCGTATATCTGGAGGACTCGGGCATCGCTCTGAGGGGGACTTTTATAATAGATCCTGACGGGGTTCTCAAGGCCATGGAGATCCACGATCTGGACATAGGCCGCAGCTCAAAAGAGCTCCTTCGTAAGCTCCAGGCCGCCAAGTTCTCCGCCACTCACGGCCAGGTCTGCCCCGCCAGTTGGGAGCCTGGAGACGAGGGCATGGTTCCCGGTAAGGATTTAGTCGGAAAGATATAG
- the asnS gene encoding asparagine--tRNA ligase — MGTPWISIKEMIDHLGEEVVIKGWMYNKRSSGKIHFLQIRDGSGFVQAVMVKNEVPEEAFDEAKKLWMEASLEVTGTVRADDRSASGVELSVSSIKVVHNPTDEYPIGKKDHGVDFLLDNRHLWLRSQRQRAIMTVRERIIWSWREFFHNKDFMLADSPIITGAIGEGASGLFELDYFDQKAYLAQTGQLYAEAAAAAYGKVYCFGPTFRAEKSKTRRHLTEFWMLEPEVAFYDHKDNMDLQEELVRYTVEQVLEHCPKELALLERDLDPLKSVTEGPFYHISYRDAVVKLNELGSSIAFGDDLGAEDETILTQQYDRPIFVECYPKGAKAFYMKENPDDIETVLCADLLAPEGYGEIIGGSQREDNLDKLVSRMEADGLDMDSYQWYLDLRRYGTFVHSGFGIGLERTVAWICGLHHIREVIPWPRTIYRLNP, encoded by the coding sequence ATGGGAACACCTTGGATAAGCATCAAAGAAATGATAGATCACCTAGGAGAAGAGGTGGTCATCAAGGGATGGATGTACAACAAAAGGAGCTCCGGTAAGATCCATTTTCTCCAGATAAGGGATGGATCGGGGTTCGTTCAGGCGGTTATGGTGAAAAACGAGGTACCGGAGGAGGCGTTCGACGAGGCTAAAAAGCTCTGGATGGAGGCTTCTTTAGAGGTGACCGGAACGGTCAGAGCGGACGATAGGTCCGCATCAGGGGTGGAGTTATCGGTATCCTCGATCAAGGTGGTCCACAACCCCACCGACGAATACCCTATCGGCAAAAAGGACCACGGCGTCGACTTCCTGCTGGACAACAGACATCTATGGCTCAGGAGCCAGAGACAGAGGGCTATAATGACCGTCAGGGAGAGAATCATATGGTCCTGGAGGGAGTTCTTCCACAATAAGGACTTTATGTTGGCGGACAGCCCTATAATCACCGGAGCCATCGGAGAGGGAGCCTCAGGGCTCTTTGAGCTGGATTACTTCGACCAGAAGGCCTACCTGGCTCAGACCGGTCAGCTCTACGCCGAGGCGGCGGCGGCGGCCTACGGAAAGGTCTACTGTTTCGGCCCCACCTTCAGGGCAGAGAAATCGAAGACCAGAAGGCACCTCACCGAGTTCTGGATGCTTGAGCCAGAGGTGGCTTTCTACGACCACAAGGATAACATGGACCTCCAGGAAGAGCTTGTCCGATATACCGTGGAGCAGGTATTAGAGCACTGCCCTAAGGAGCTGGCCCTCCTTGAGAGGGACTTAGACCCCCTTAAATCGGTCACAGAGGGGCCCTTTTATCACATAAGCTACAGAGACGCGGTGGTCAAGCTGAACGAACTAGGAAGCTCTATAGCCTTCGGCGACGACCTAGGGGCAGAGGACGAGACCATACTTACCCAACAGTACGACAGGCCCATATTCGTCGAGTGCTACCCCAAAGGAGCCAAGGCCTTTTACATGAAGGAAAACCCCGACGATATAGAGACGGTCCTCTGTGCCGACCTGCTGGCACCGGAGGGATACGGAGAGATCATAGGAGGTTCCCAGAGGGAGGACAACCTGGACAAGCTGGTCTCCCGTATGGAGGCCGACGGACTGGACATGGATTCCTACCAGTGGTACCTGGACCTCCGCCGTTACGGAACCTTCGTCCACAGCGGCTTCGGCATAGGACTGGAGAGGACCGTCGCCTGGATCTGCGGGCTTCATCATATAAGGGAGGTTATTCCCTGGCCTAGGACCATATATAGACTGAATCCCTAG
- a CDS encoding winged helix-turn-helix domain-containing protein — MEDHGKILEALSSGPMRPGEVADATGLDKDSVSKALKSLKAEGKVISPKRCYYGLP, encoded by the coding sequence GTGGAAGACCATGGTAAAATACTGGAGGCCCTTTCCTCCGGCCCTATGAGACCTGGGGAGGTCGCCGACGCTACAGGATTGGACAAAGATTCGGTCTCAAAGGCCCTAAAAAGCCTTAAGGCCGAGGGGAAAGTGATATCCCCTAAGAGGTGCTATTACGGCTTGCCCTAG